In a genomic window of Desulfobulbaceae bacterium:
- a CDS encoding bacteriohemerythrin, giving the protein MPIMSWTDTYSVGIAEIDQQHKKLIELINALHDAMAKGQAKTVLGKILSDLITYCASHFALEEKLFDTHGYPDSTDHKDKHHKMTSKVLALQQQFEQGKVTITLDVMDFLQQWLDKHILGTDKKYAPFLNSKGVK; this is encoded by the coding sequence ATGCCCATTATGTCCTGGACTGACACGTACAGCGTTGGAATTGCAGAAATCGACCAACAGCACAAAAAACTTATTGAACTGATTAACGCCTTGCATGATGCGATGGCAAAAGGCCAAGCCAAAACTGTCCTTGGCAAGATTCTTAGCGACTTGATCACTTACTGTGCCAGTCATTTTGCCTTGGAAGAAAAGCTCTTCGACACTCATGGTTATCCTGATTCTACTGACCACAAAGACAAGCACCATAAAATGACCTCAAAGGTACTGGCGCTTCAGCAACAGTTTGAGCAGGGGAAAGTCACCATTACCCTGGACGTCATGGACTTCCTCCAACAATGGCTCGACAAGCATATCCTCGGCACTGACAAAAAATACGCTCCATTCTTGAACAGTAAGGGAGTTAAATAG